The following coding sequences are from one Treponema bryantii window:
- a CDS encoding V-type ATP synthase subunit E: MDVQLQELIDKIKKDGVAAAEKDAAKIIANSEKKAEAIIADAQSKAAEIIKSAQSETKKMEKASEEAIVQAGRNMLLSFKDALIGELDGLIQTGTEKALSKDVLGKLVPETVKAWAKNSDASELSVLLSEKDLKALESSLKTALKAEIKKGLEIKPDKTLTAGFRIGVKNGAAFYDYSAESLAEMFAAYLNPKVAALMKVAAEDAE, translated from the coding sequence ATGGATGTACAATTGCAAGAACTGATTGATAAAATCAAGAAGGACGGCGTTGCTGCTGCAGAAAAGGATGCTGCAAAAATAATTGCAAATTCGGAGAAGAAGGCAGAAGCAATAATCGCAGACGCGCAGTCAAAAGCTGCTGAGATTATAAAAAGTGCACAATCAGAGACAAAAAAAATGGAGAAAGCAAGCGAAGAAGCTATCGTACAGGCTGGACGCAACATGCTTCTTTCATTTAAGGATGCTCTGATAGGCGAGCTTGACGGTCTTATTCAGACTGGTACAGAAAAAGCTCTTTCAAAAGATGTTCTGGGAAAACTTGTTCCAGAAACAGTTAAAGCCTGGGCAAAGAACTCAGACGCTTCAGAACTGTCAGTTCTTCTTAGCGAAAAAGATTTGAAGGCTCTTGAATCTTCTCTTAAAACAGCCCTCAAAGCAGAAATCAAAAAAGGACTTGAGATTAAGCCGGATAAGACACTTACCGCCGGATTCAGAATCGGTGTTAAGAATGGTGCAGCCTTCTATGACTATTCAGCAGAAAGCCTTGCCGAAATGTTTGCCGCTTACCTTAATCCAAAAGTTGCAGCTCTTATGAAGGTTGCTGCAGAGGACGCAGAGTAG
- a CDS encoding DUF2764 family protein has translation MAYYYLVSQLPNISPSEGKSALPMNTEQFREVASRFISEEEKAVLEGLSLVPPMELTSTGSAFLDVWYEKERNLRCALAQIRAQKLKKDSVPLPPGCTADIISAARTAVGMDSPLSAEQFLYEYRLRLLDDLRPLDAFSIDAVYAYGLRLMLIERMRKFEVENGKTSYHKIYDTILDGDK, from the coding sequence GTGGCTTATTATTATTTGGTTTCACAGTTACCAAATATCTCACCTTCTGAAGGAAAATCAGCACTGCCTATGAATACAGAGCAGTTCCGTGAAGTTGCTTCACGCTTTATTTCCGAAGAAGAAAAAGCCGTGCTTGAAGGCCTTTCTTTAGTTCCTCCAATGGAACTTACCTCCACAGGCTCTGCCTTTCTGGATGTTTGGTATGAAAAAGAAAGAAACCTGCGTTGTGCACTCGCTCAGATTCGTGCACAGAAACTCAAAAAAGACAGCGTACCGCTCCCACCTGGATGTACAGCAGATATTATTTCTGCAGCACGTACCGCAGTTGGAATGGACAGCCCTTTGAGTGCAGAGCAGTTTCTTTATGAGTACAGGTTACGTCTGCTCGATGATTTGCGTCCTCTGGATGCTTTTTCAATTGATGCGGTGTATGCCTACGGCCTCCGTCTTATGCTTATAGAGCGAATGCGCAAGTTCGAGGTTGAAAACGGAAAAACATCTTATCATAAGATATACGATACGATTTTGGATGGAGATAAATAA
- a CDS encoding V-type ATP synthase subunit A, giving the protein MANTTKAKVVGINGNMVTIEFEGSVSMNEVGYVNVDGKKLRGEVIRIRGNKAQMQIFEMTQGIKAGDKVDLIGDLLCAELGPGLLGQTFDGLQNPLPLVAEKAGFFLERGVYVDSLPRDKKWEWTPTVKPGDKVLRGDPIGSVPEGPFTHKILVPFDLLGMYTVKKVTKPGQYTIEDVVAVVTDEKGKDHKLKMAFKWPVKRAVDCYAERLAPSEPMVTQVRLIDTFYPVSKGGTYCIPGPFGAGKTVLQHTTSRNADVDIVIIAACGERAGEVVETIKEFPELKDPRTGRSLMERTIIICNTSSMPVASREASVYTSVTLAEYYRQMGLHVLLLADSTSRWAQALREMSGRLEEIPGEEAFPAYLESYIAAFYERAGIVRLRDGNIGSVTIGGTVSPAGGNFEEPVTQATLKVVGAFHGLSRERSDARKYPAIDPIISWSKYKSVIREDWVAYARKVFLSGVEVNQMMKVVGEEGTTTEDYIEYLKSEFLDAVYMQQNSFDEIDAAVSVERQQYTFAKVLKVLGSDFELADKDAARNFFNQMRQKFIDWNYSLWKSDKFKKAEKDVDAHFASANGKVRDEVKAMLKDGE; this is encoded by the coding sequence ATGGCAAATACTACTAAAGCAAAAGTAGTCGGCATCAATGGAAACATGGTCACGATTGAATTCGAAGGCTCTGTTTCTATGAATGAAGTAGGCTACGTTAATGTAGACGGAAAGAAGCTCCGAGGCGAAGTTATCCGTATCCGCGGTAACAAGGCTCAGATGCAGATTTTCGAAATGACACAGGGAATTAAAGCCGGTGATAAAGTAGACTTAATCGGCGACCTTCTTTGTGCAGAACTTGGCCCTGGATTGCTCGGTCAGACTTTTGATGGACTTCAGAACCCGCTTCCTCTGGTTGCAGAAAAAGCAGGCTTCTTCCTAGAGCGTGGTGTTTATGTAGATTCACTTCCACGTGATAAAAAATGGGAATGGACTCCAACTGTAAAACCTGGAGACAAGGTTCTTCGTGGAGATCCAATCGGTTCTGTTCCAGAAGGACCTTTTACACATAAGATTCTTGTTCCTTTTGATTTACTTGGCATGTACACAGTAAAGAAGGTTACAAAGCCTGGTCAGTACACAATTGAAGATGTAGTTGCCGTTGTAACTGACGAAAAGGGAAAAGACCATAAACTTAAGATGGCTTTCAAGTGGCCGGTAAAACGTGCCGTAGACTGCTATGCAGAACGTCTTGCTCCAAGCGAGCCAATGGTAACTCAGGTTCGTCTTATCGATACCTTCTATCCAGTATCTAAGGGTGGTACATATTGTATCCCTGGACCTTTCGGTGCAGGTAAAACTGTACTTCAGCATACAACCTCACGTAACGCCGACGTTGATATCGTAATCATCGCTGCCTGCGGTGAACGTGCCGGTGAAGTTGTAGAAACAATTAAAGAGTTCCCAGAACTTAAAGACCCTCGTACAGGCCGTTCTTTGATGGAACGAACAATCATCATCTGTAACACATCTTCTATGCCGGTTGCTTCCCGCGAAGCTTCGGTTTATACATCTGTTACACTTGCTGAATATTACCGCCAGATGGGCTTGCACGTATTGCTCCTTGCAGATTCAACCTCTCGCTGGGCACAGGCTCTCCGAGAAATGTCTGGTCGTCTGGAAGAGATTCCTGGAGAAGAGGCTTTCCCTGCTTACCTCGAATCTTACATTGCAGCCTTCTACGAGCGTGCAGGTATCGTACGCCTCCGCGACGGCAACATCGGATCTGTAACAATTGGTGGTACAGTTTCTCCTGCCGGTGGTAACTTTGAAGAGCCTGTAACTCAGGCAACTTTGAAAGTAGTAGGTGCCTTCCACGGACTTTCACGCGAACGTTCAGATGCACGTAAATATCCTGCAATTGACCCTATTATTTCCTGGTCAAAATATAAATCAGTTATCCGCGAAGACTGGGTTGCTTATGCACGCAAGGTATTCCTTAGCGGTGTAGAAGTAAACCAGATGATGAAGGTAGTAGGTGAGGAAGGTACAACAACCGAAGACTACATCGAATACCTCAAGAGCGAATTCCTTGATGCTGTTTATATGCAGCAGAACTCTTTCGATGAAATTGATGCTGCTGTAAGTGTTGAACGCCAGCAGTACACTTTCGCAAAGGTTCTCAAGGTTCTTGGTTCTGATTTCGAGCTTGCAGATAAGGATGCTGCTCGTAACTTCTTCAACCAGATGCGTCAGAAGTTTATCGACTGGAACTATTCTCTCTGGAAGAGTGATAAGTTCAAGAAGGCAGAAAAGGATGTGGATGCACACTTTGCTTCTGCCAACGGCAAGGTTCGCGACGAAGTTAAAGCAATGCTTAAGGATGGTGAATAA
- a CDS encoding V-type ATP synthase subunit B, whose protein sequence is MNKVYSKIESIVGSVITVKADNVAYGELAEIETRFGKSLAEVNKIEGDVVSLQVFAGGRGISTGDHIKFLGHQMEVSFSDDLLGRIFNGSAQPRDNGPALTDCLVTIGGPSVNPSKRIMARRMIRTGIPMIDMFNTLVVSQKLPIFSISGEPYNQLLARIAMQAEVDVIVLGGMGLKYDDYLYFKKTLEDGGALSKTVMFMHTAADPTVECQKIPDLSLAVAEQFALKGKDVLVLLTDMTNFADSMKEIAITQEQVPSNRGYPGDLYSQLAARYEKAVDFDSAGSVTILAVTTMPGDDVTHPVPDNTGYITEGQYYLKGGRIEPFGSLSRLKQNVNGSTRSDHRALMDGMIRLYSNYKDTLEKKSMGFNMSKWDEKLLTYGKKFEDGMMDLSKNISLEDALDLGWKILAECFDPEETGLKSSLIDEYWPKK, encoded by the coding sequence ATGAACAAAGTTTATAGTAAGATTGAATCCATCGTCGGAAGCGTTATCACTGTAAAGGCAGACAATGTTGCATACGGTGAGCTTGCCGAAATTGAAACACGCTTTGGTAAGTCTCTTGCCGAAGTTAATAAAATTGAAGGTGATGTAGTATCCCTCCAGGTATTTGCCGGCGGACGCGGTATTTCTACCGGAGACCACATCAAATTCCTTGGACATCAGATGGAGGTTTCTTTCTCTGATGATTTGCTTGGACGTATCTTTAACGGATCTGCCCAGCCACGTGATAACGGACCGGCTCTTACAGACTGCCTCGTAACAATCGGAGGACCTTCTGTAAACCCTTCAAAACGTATCATGGCTCGCCGTATGATTCGTACCGGTATTCCGATGATTGATATGTTCAATACACTGGTAGTTTCTCAGAAGCTTCCAATCTTCTCTATCTCTGGTGAACCTTACAACCAGCTGCTTGCACGCATTGCCATGCAGGCCGAAGTTGATGTAATCGTTCTCGGTGGTATGGGCTTGAAGTATGATGACTACCTTTACTTCAAAAAGACACTGGAAGACGGTGGCGCTTTGAGCAAGACAGTAATGTTCATGCATACAGCCGCTGACCCTACAGTAGAATGTCAGAAGATTCCTGATTTGTCGCTTGCAGTTGCAGAGCAGTTTGCTCTTAAGGGCAAGGACGTTCTGGTTCTTCTTACAGATATGACAAACTTTGCAGACTCAATGAAGGAAATTGCCATTACACAAGAGCAGGTTCCTTCTAACCGTGGTTATCCTGGAGACTTGTATTCACAGCTGGCTGCCCGCTACGAAAAAGCCGTAGACTTTGATAGTGCCGGTTCTGTAACAATTCTTGCAGTTACAACAATGCCTGGTGACGACGTTACTCACCCGGTTCCAGATAACACAGGATACATCACAGAAGGTCAGTACTACCTCAAGGGTGGACGTATCGAGCCGTTCGGTTCTCTTTCTCGTTTGAAGCAGAACGTAAATGGAAGTACTCGTTCAGACCACCGTGCTCTTATGGATGGTATGATTCGTCTTTATTCAAACTACAAAGATACACTCGAAAAGAAATCTATGGGTTTCAATATGAGTAAGTGGGATGAAAAACTTCTTACATATGGAAAGAAGTTCGAAGACGGTATGATGGATCTTTCAAAGAACATTTCTCTGGAAGATGCACTCGACCTCGGCTGGAAGATTCTGGCTGAATGCTTTGATCCGGAAGAAACCGGCTTGAAGTCATCATTGATTGACGAATACTGGCCTAAGAAATAG
- a CDS encoding V-type ATP synthase subunit D has translation MAKIKLTKNELKVQKDALKMYKRYLPTLILKKQQLQTEIRTIDAKAKEVRAARVALEKEFEQWISVFGEREAFTPDMVTVKNIKKGVGNIAGVTIPVYEGADFGRGDYDLYKTPLWIDMAADRMEKALSLDLEAEVLDEQVRLLSQELRTTTQRVNLFEKVKIPETKANIKKITVYLGDEQVAAVVRSKISKKKLQAKIDEEMEAAK, from the coding sequence ATGGCAAAGATTAAGCTGACAAAAAATGAGCTCAAGGTCCAGAAAGACGCGCTTAAAATGTATAAGCGTTATCTTCCTACTTTGATTCTCAAAAAACAGCAGCTTCAGACAGAAATCCGCACAATAGATGCCAAGGCTAAAGAAGTCCGTGCCGCCCGCGTTGCCCTTGAAAAAGAGTTCGAACAGTGGATTTCCGTATTCGGTGAACGTGAAGCTTTCACTCCGGATATGGTAACTGTAAAGAACATCAAAAAGGGTGTTGGAAATATAGCCGGTGTAACAATTCCGGTATATGAAGGTGCAGACTTTGGAAGAGGCGACTATGACCTTTACAAGACACCGCTGTGGATTGACATGGCGGCAGACCGTATGGAAAAGGCGCTCTCACTTGACCTGGAAGCAGAGGTTCTGGACGAGCAGGTAAGACTGCTTAGTCAGGAATTACGTACTACAACTCAGCGCGTAAATCTTTTTGAAAAGGTTAAGATTCCTGAAACAAAGGCTAATATCAAGAAAATCACCGTATACCTTGGTGATGAACAGGTTGCGGCCGTTGTGCGCAGTAAGATTTCAAAGAAAAAGCTGCAGGCTAAAATTGATGAAGAGATGGAGGCTGCTAAATGA
- a CDS encoding ATPase: MIEPMKKVSIVLLNKEKEEALKALRRIGLVHLEKIEGAGEKLTAFKEYSNNAMLTESILGEIKLPKQKKGSAPSLSNEKVIELCSEVVQKSERRKQLMEEISADTTELDRFALWGSVCIEDLDFLKEKGIALKLYEINAEKYNLVDPDIQTILVNNDKKTVRFLIVNGGEGRPEKLLPEAFEVPYPRISTKLLEEEIRRDEKEIDEIQKFYVENAKYVPAIAAFKKALESDIEFENVNCGMGCEKNGTENDLAWLSGYVPSADLEDFKRCCSANGWAVAFADPEDEDVEVPTKLKNNKFVSLIYPLTDFLGTVPGYHEFDISGWFLLFFTVFFAMIFGDGGYGLLVAALTIILMLKNAFTGKKVPAALGLILLVSLATVVWGAVTCTWFGIPTDMLPEWLKKLSIPYISGAYEDTKWYVPWNSDPSVYLTKDQNLQIFCFSLALVQLCVAHIKAGIRNLIDGKGLKVLGDLGSFMQLVGMFWIVLAMVVNGQVFPMLGNIGSIPVGKIEVTLIAVGFAMSFIFANYEGSIGASVLESCKNIISVLLGVVNVFSDIVSYIRLWAVGLAGAAISNTVNTLAGPILGHAILFLAAIVLLGFGHGLNMILNVLSVIVHGVRLNTLEFCTHIGMSWSGVKYQPFADSKN, encoded by the coding sequence ATGATTGAACCGATGAAAAAAGTCTCTATTGTCCTTCTCAATAAGGAAAAAGAAGAGGCTCTTAAGGCTTTGAGAAGAATTGGTCTTGTTCACCTTGAAAAAATCGAGGGAGCAGGTGAAAAACTCACAGCCTTTAAAGAATATTCAAATAACGCAATGCTCACCGAGTCTATCCTCGGAGAAATTAAACTTCCTAAGCAGAAGAAAGGATCAGCACCTTCTCTTTCAAATGAAAAGGTAATTGAACTTTGTTCTGAGGTTGTTCAGAAAAGTGAACGCCGTAAGCAGCTTATGGAAGAGATTTCTGCTGATACTACTGAACTCGATCGATTTGCTCTTTGGGGAAGTGTATGTATTGAAGATTTAGACTTCCTTAAGGAAAAAGGCATTGCTCTTAAATTGTATGAAATCAACGCCGAAAAGTATAATCTTGTAGACCCTGATATTCAGACAATTCTCGTAAACAACGATAAAAAGACTGTACGTTTCCTTATCGTAAACGGTGGTGAAGGCAGACCTGAAAAACTCCTTCCAGAAGCATTTGAAGTTCCATATCCAAGAATTTCCACAAAACTTCTTGAAGAAGAAATTCGCCGCGATGAAAAAGAAATTGATGAGATACAGAAATTCTATGTTGAAAATGCTAAGTATGTTCCGGCAATCGCTGCGTTCAAAAAAGCTCTTGAAAGCGATATAGAATTCGAGAACGTCAATTGCGGTATGGGCTGCGAAAAGAATGGAACTGAAAATGATCTTGCATGGCTTAGCGGCTATGTACCATCTGCTGATCTTGAAGATTTCAAGCGCTGCTGTTCAGCTAATGGCTGGGCTGTTGCTTTTGCTGATCCTGAAGATGAAGATGTTGAGGTTCCAACAAAGCTTAAAAACAACAAGTTTGTAAGTTTGATTTATCCTCTTACAGACTTCCTTGGAACTGTTCCAGGCTATCATGAGTTTGATATTTCCGGCTGGTTCCTCCTGTTCTTTACAGTCTTCTTTGCAATGATTTTTGGAGACGGTGGATACGGTCTTCTTGTTGCTGCACTTACAATCATTCTAATGCTGAAAAACGCATTTACTGGAAAGAAAGTGCCTGCAGCTCTCGGACTGATTCTGCTTGTATCTTTAGCAACTGTTGTCTGGGGTGCCGTAACCTGTACATGGTTTGGAATCCCTACAGATATGCTTCCGGAATGGCTCAAAAAACTTTCTATTCCGTATATTTCTGGAGCCTATGAAGATACTAAATGGTATGTTCCTTGGAATTCAGATCCTTCTGTATATCTTACTAAAGATCAGAACCTGCAGATTTTCTGTTTCTCTCTGGCTTTAGTTCAGCTTTGCGTAGCACATATTAAAGCTGGTATAAGAAATCTTATAGATGGAAAAGGACTTAAGGTTTTGGGAGACCTCGGCTCTTTTATGCAGCTTGTAGGTATGTTCTGGATTGTTCTTGCAATGGTTGTAAATGGACAGGTATTCCCAATGCTCGGTAATATCGGTTCAATTCCGGTTGGTAAGATTGAAGTTACTTTGATTGCTGTAGGATTTGCAATGAGTTTTATCTTTGCAAATTACGAAGGCAGTATAGGAGCTTCTGTTCTTGAAAGTTGTAAGAATATCATTTCGGTACTCCTTGGAGTAGTAAACGTATTCAGTGATATTGTTTCATACATCCGTCTGTGGGCCGTTGGTCTTGCGGGTGCAGCAATTTCGAATACTGTAAATACTCTTGCTGGTCCTATTCTCGGACACGCAATCCTGTTCCTGGCAGCAATAGTTCTGCTTGGATTCGGACATGGTCTGAACATGATTTTGAATGTACTTTCAGTTATTGTTCACGGTGTACGTTTGAACACTCTCGAGTTCTGTACACATATTGGAATGAGCTGGAGTGGTGTAAAGTATCAGCCGTTTGCTGATTCAAAAAATTAG
- a CDS encoding V-type ATP synthase subunit K (produces ATP from ADP in the presence of a proton gradient across the membrane; the K subunit is a nonenzymatic component which binds the dimeric form by interacting with the G and E subunits) yields MDILGYIGAAVCMGIAAIGSAIGIGIAGQGAIGAWKRCYINNKPAPFILTVFAGAPLTQTIYGFLLMNIAMKPKVASGAMTPGFALGLGIASGLAMCFSAIAQGKAGAAASDALGETGKGFAQYIMVVGLCESVALFAMVFSLIA; encoded by the coding sequence ATGGATATTTTAGGTTACATCGGTGCTGCTGTTTGTATGGGTATTGCTGCTATCGGTTCAGCAATCGGAATCGGAATTGCCGGTCAGGGCGCAATTGGTGCTTGGAAACGCTGTTACATCAATAACAAGCCGGCTCCATTCATCCTTACTGTATTTGCAGGTGCTCCTCTTACACAGACAATTTACGGCTTCCTTCTTATGAATATTGCAATGAAACCAAAGGTAGCAAGTGGTGCTATGACTCCAGGTTTCGCACTTGGTCTTGGTATTGCTTCTGGTTTGGCTATGTGTTTCTCTGCTATTGCTCAGGGAAAAGCTGGTGCTGCAGCTTCTGATGCTCTTGGTGAAACTGGAAAAGGTTTTGCTCAGTACATCATGGTTGTTGGTCTTTGTGAGTCTGTTGCTTTGTTCGCTATGGTATTCTCGTTAATTGCTTAA